AGAGACTACGAGATTCGGAGCGTATTGGGGCACCAGTAAAATTTAGTATGGAGCAAGTAATCAAACTGTTTGCCCTTGCATGTTCAAAACCCGAAGACTACGGACGACCAATAAGTCATTGGACACCAAGAGAACTAGCAGACGAAATTATAAAGCAAGGGATTATTGAAAGCATATCTGTCCGCCATGTTGGAAGATTACTAGAAGAGGCAGAACTTAAACCCCACCAGAGTAGTTACTGGTTAACCCCCCCCTAAGGACGAAGAATTTGACGTAAAAGTTGAAGATATTACTGGTTTATACATAAGTGCGATTGAACGTTATCAAAACGCAGAGCGTACAATATCAATTGATGAAATGACGGGTATTCAAGCTACAGAGCGTCTAGAAAAAGATTTACCGATGCGACCTGGTAAAGTTGAAAGAAGGGAGTTTGAGTATATTCGTCACGGTACACAGAGTTTAATTGCTAATTTTGATGTCGCTACTGGTAAGATTATCGAGCCTACTTGTGGAGATTCTCGAACAGAAGTTGATTTTGTTCTCAATATTCGTCGAATCATTGAAAGTGAACCCAATGCTAAAAAATGGCATCTAATCATGGATTGTCTGAATACGCATCAGTCTGAATCGCTGGTTCGTTTGGTTGCAGAAAAAGAAGGTTTGAATATCGATCTGGGTATTAAAGGAAAAAGGGGAATACTCAAATCCATGAAATCCCGTGCTGCTTTTTTAAGTGACAAAACACATCGAATTGTTTTCCATTACACCCCTAAACACTCTTCTTGGCTCAACCAGATTGAAATTTGGTTCAGTATTTTGGTTCGTAAGTTACTTCAGCGTGCTAGCTTCAAGAGTCAGGATGACCTAAAAACCCGAATTCTTGAATTTATCGACTACTTTAATAAAACAATGGCTAAACCTTTTCAGTGGACATATAAGGGTAAAGTGTTAGCTGTCTAATACTTGGTTTATTTACGCCGTGCTGTACTAGTTAGTTTGAATCCACTCTCGAAGCGCACGAATCACAGTATTTTCGTTTTGAGTTTGGCGCTGTTGCAAAAATTGATTGAGCACTTGTGCAGATACCTTGGGAAAGGCAAGGCTAAATTCTGACTCAACATAGTCTCGATGAGACGCAGCGGAAATGCGTTAAATACTTACCCTTGAAACCTCCCCTCTCCCCATTACCTAATCGCCAATTTTGCGATTACCGCAAGATGGTCAGAACCACCTCCAGAAGGGACATAAGCCTCAATAGGCTGTAACTCTTTTGTATACCAAATATAATCAATGCGTCCTACAGGGAAAAACGGACCTGTCATCGTGTGTCCAAAACCCCATCCCACATCATAAAAGCTATCGTGCATTGCTTTGCGCGTCAGCATATAAGTTTCAGATGACTCAGTAAAATTACAGTCGCATATCATAAGATTTGGTACTTTGCGCTGCTTAACAAGATTGGCAATATAAGAAGCTTGTGCTGCGCGAATATCATACCAACCTTGAGCTAATCTCACAGCATCGCTCATAGGATAGTTGGGTATTAGATGAGAGACAATTACCTGTAAATGTCGCTTACCATCCACAAGCACTGTCGCTTGAAATGCGCGTTCAAGAGGTTTTGGCAAAGCTGTAACTTCCTGAATCGGAAAACGGCTCAAAATTCCGACATTGTGAGTGTTCTCAATAGGAAGAAACGCATGATAAGGATAAGTAGAAGCAAATTTTTCTAAAAGAGATTTATCACCATTCTCCGGTACTTCCTGTAAACCGATGATATCGGGAGAATTCGCGTTGACCATTCTCGCGATTTCATCAAAATCGGTATTGGCAAAAAGCATGTTAAACGACATTACCGTAATTTGGCGCGAGTCCTGCGCTAGCGCAACTGGTAACGATGGAAAAAAAAGCGGGCCGTAAAACGCCAAAAAAACACCAAGGGGAAAACAAAGTCCCAATAAACATCTCCATCGACGATAGAAAAACGCAACGGGTAAAAAGAGTAATAGTGGGACAAAAATATATAACGCTACAGTATTAATCAACGCTAACCACCAGAAGCGGTCAAAGAAAACCAGACGCACCAGAATCCACAAACTAAAGAGCGAAATATATCCCCATATCAATCGAGTAAAGATTGTAGATAAGCGCATGAAACCTTCTCAATATAAATTAACGGGGAATAATATGCTGCGTCCCTATTGCCAAACAATGAGAATCGCTGTAGTTTATCTTCAACAGCGCCAGTCTAAATTCCCGAATTTTCGATTCTCGAGCATTATTTTATTTCAATAATCGATGACGGCTATAATCCTTACTGTCGGCGGAACCATAATATTGCCGTTTTTACGTGCTTATGCTTCTAATTCAATTTGGCAATATTATCCTTCCAATACCTCTAATTCTTGCAGGGTATACATTTGACGGTAAAAGGGTGCGTTACACTCCGTTAACGCACCCTACGTAAATCTTATGTTTAATTTGGTTGACTTACTTACTAGCTTGCCAAATAGGGGAATTCCCGTACTCGCAGCCGCAGTACTTTTGCATGCATTGTAATTCTTTGTTACCTTACAGACTTGAGGCTATCAACTTGCTTGGTAAACAAATCGCTGAAAATGCTCATGACAGTACGATTACGCACCTTAATATTTGCACTGATTGACATCCCTGATTGCAGAGGTAATTCCTGATTGTTAACACGCAAAAATTGTTTATCTAAGCGTATTTTAGCAGGGAAACTCTCATAAGGACGAACTTGTTCAGGTGGCAAGGCATCAGAACCAATCCAAACTAACTCACCTTTAATATCGCCAAACTCACTAAAGGGGAAAGAGTCAATTCTAATGTTGACTTTCATTCCTTTTCTCACAAAACCAATGTCTTTATTGGTGAGAAAAACTTTAGCCGTGAGAGCTTCATCAGGGACAATTTTGAGCACTGCTTGACTAGAACTAGCAACAAATCCGGGAGACTTGGCTTTGAGGTCGAAAACAATTCCATCAGATGGAGCACGCAGTTCTTGATATTGTAAAGTGACTTGAGCTTGGCTAATCTGACTGTCAATTTCAGTAATCTGCTTCTGATTTTCTATGATTGCTTTGTTCAAGTCTCTATCAACAGTCGCAATTTGTTTTTCATTGTCAGCAATTTTTGTGAGTAAATCCTTTTTTGCTCCAGACATTGTATTTAGGAGCTTTTCTTTTGATTGGGCGATCGCATATTGTAAACGCGCTTGCTCCTGCCTTAACTGTTCCATTTCAGCTTGCTGCTGACTCACTTCCTGTTTTTGCTTGAGGTATTGTACGCGAGAAATTCCTCCTTGTTTAGCAAGTGGTTCAATACCATTAAGAATGGTCTGACTAACATCCTTAACTTGTTTAGCAGAGGAGAACTGAATTTGCGCTTGAGTAAGCTGTCTTTCTAATTTTTCTGTTTCCAATTTAGCATCGGCGAGTCGAGAGTTTAATTCTGCTTTGCTAAATTCTAGACGAGCTTCTTCCTCTGGCGCTAACTGAACATTTTGAGAGTTTTCACTCAACTGAGCACGATACAATCGATTTTCGGCTATCAGCGCTATTCGATTTTTTGTCAAAGAAGCTATCTCTGGAGGGAGATTAGTTCGCTCAATGAATTGCGGATTTGATAAAGCATTTTTGGCAACAAGTTGGGTACGGTAAAATTGAACTTCCTGCATTAATGTGTTGCGATTTTTCTGTAGAGAAAGCAGTTGCGATCGCGCTGTTGTTGGATCCAGCCTTAACAGTACATCGCCACGGTGTACCTTTTGCCCATCCTTAACATAAACAGCTTTCACAACCCCGTTCACAGGTGTTTGTATTTCCTTTACAGTACCTTGAGGTTCAAGTTTACCCTGAGCTGGAACTGCTTCGTCAATTTTGGCAAAATTTGCCCAAATCACCACCAAAGTTGTCATTCCCATCAGTCCCCAAAGAATCACCCGTGAGAATAAAGGCGACTGTTTCAGCACAACAGATGGTGTAGATTCGTTCTGTTGGACAATTTGTACAGGTACTTTAATCTCAGTCTCTAGTATTTTTCCAGAGACAACACGCTTGTGATCAAGTTTCATTGCTTTCAATTCACTC
This portion of the Brasilonema sennae CENA114 genome encodes:
- a CDS encoding transposase; this translates as MSIDEMTGIQATERLEKDLPMRPGKVERREFEYIRHGTQSLIANFDVATGKIIEPTCGDSRTEVDFVLNIRRIIESEPNAKKWHLIMDCLNTHQSESLVRLVAEKEGLNIDLGIKGKRGILKSMKSRAAFLSDKTHRIVFHYTPKHSSWLNQIEIWFSILVRKLLQRASFKSQDDLKTRILEFIDYFNKTMAKPFQWTYKGKVLAV
- a CDS encoding HlyD family efflux transporter periplasmic adaptor subunit, translating into MKLDHKRVVSGKILETEIKVPVQIVQQNESTPSVVLKQSPLFSRVILWGLMGMTTLVVIWANFAKIDEAVPAQGKLEPQGTVKEIQTPVNGVVKAVYVKDGQKVHRGDVLLRLDPTTARSQLLSLQKNRNTLMQEVQFYRTQLVAKNALSNPQFIERTNLPPEIASLTKNRIALIAENRLYRAQLSENSQNVQLAPEEEARLEFSKAELNSRLADAKLETEKLERQLTQAQIQFSSAKQVKDVSQTILNGIEPLAKQGGISRVQYLKQKQEVSQQQAEMEQLRQEQARLQYAIAQSKEKLLNTMSGAKKDLLTKIADNEKQIATVDRDLNKAIIENQKQITEIDSQISQAQVTLQYQELRAPSDGIVFDLKAKSPGFVASSSQAVLKIVPDEALTAKVFLTNKDIGFVRKGMKVNIRIDSFPFSEFGDIKGELVWIGSDALPPEQVRPYESFPAKIRLDKQFLRVNNQELPLQSGMSISANIKVRNRTVMSIFSDLFTKQVDSLKSVR
- a CDS encoding endonuclease/exonuclease/phosphatase family protein, with the translated sequence MSFNMLFANTDFDEIARMVNANSPDIIGLQEVPENGDKSLLEKFASTYPYHAFLPIENTHNVGILSRFPIQEVTALPKPLERAFQATVLVDGKRHLQVIVSHLIPNYPMSDAVRLAQGWYDIRAAQASYIANLVKQRKVPNLMICDCNFTESSETYMLTRKAMHDSFYDVGWGFGHTMTGPFFPVGRIDYIWYTKELQPIEAYVPSGGGSDHLAVIAKLAIR
- a CDS encoding helix-turn-helix domain-containing protein, with the translated sequence MAGLAPKQLNLSDGDRSELQELVNRHNTGQQIVLRAKIILLASEGKNNGEIARTLNISLDMARLWRNRWFKTSDKKLPTFERLRDSERIGAPVKFSMEQVIKLFALACSKPEDYGRPISHWTPRELADEIIKQGIIESISVRHVGRLLEEAELKPHQSSYWLTPP